The Calditerricola satsumensis genome contains the following window.
ATGGTGCCGGTCCTCGCCCTGGCGCTGCGGCGGGCGGCGCCGGGCTTGCGCGTGGCCTACGTGATGAGCGAGGGCGGCGCCCTGCCGCTGGCCTTCAGCCGCCACGTGGCCGCCCTCCGCGCGCGGGGCGATCTGGCCGGCACGGTGACGGTGGGCCACGCCTTTGGCGGCGACGTCGAGGCGGTCAGCCCCCATTCCGGCCTCCTGGCGGCGCGGTACGCCCTGGGCGCCGACGTGGCCATCGTGGCCATGGGGCCGGGCATCGTCGGGACAAACAGCCGCTACGGCACGACGGCGACGGAGTTGGGGGATTGGGTGAACCGCGTCGCCGCTCTCGGTGGCGTCCCGGTGCTTGTCCCGCGCATCCAGGGCGCCGATCCGCGCCCGCGCCACGTGGGGCTCAGCCACCACGCGGCCACGGCGCTGGCCTTGGCCCTGGCCCCGGCGCAGGTGCCGGTGCCCGCCTTCGCCGGCCCCTTCGGCGAGCGGGTGCGCGAGCAGGTGTGCGCGGCGACGGCCGGCACGCCCCATGTCGTCGTCACCGACGGCTTGCCCTCGGCCGACGACGTGGCGACCGTGCTTGAAGGGTACCCGCTCCCCGTCACCACCATGGGACGGGGACCCCGCGATGACCTGCCCTTCTTTCAAACCCTGGTGCACGCCGCCCAGGCGGTGGTCCGCCGGTGGTTTCCGGAGGCAAGGTGAGGGCGAATCGGCCACGAAAACGCCTCCCGCCAACAGGCGCGGGAGGCGTTTGCGTTCTCGCCCGTCTGCTTCCGGCCGCCGCGCGCCTCGGGGCTACGGCCGCGTCCAGGTGGTCATGCGGCGCAGGAATTCGCGGACGGTCAGGTCGGATGCGGCCAGGCTGCGCAGGGCGGCGCGGATCTCCCAAGCCCGGCCGACGAGGCGCAGGTGGCGCGGGGAAAGATACGTTTTCACGGCCACACCTCCCACGGGCCTTTTGGTATACTGGTATGGACCATTTGGACAAACGAGAACCGTGAGGAGGGGTGGCCGTGTCGTCCTTTGCCGAACCCACCGTTTCGTCGCAGCTCGTGTACCGCGGACGCATCATCCGCGTGCGCCTCGACGAGGTGCGCCTCCCGGACGGATCAACCGGCCAACGGGAGGTGGTGGAGCATCCCGGCGCGGTGGCCGTGTTCGCCCGCACCGCCGATGACCGCATCCTCCTCGTGCGGCAGTTCCGCAAGCCCCTGGAACGGGAGATCTGGGAAATTCCCGCCGGCAAGCTGGAGCCGGGGGAAGACCCGGCCGCCTGCGCGCAGCGGGAGCTCGCCGAAGAGACGGGGTACGTCGCCGAACGGTGGACGCATGTGGCCTCGTTTTACACCTCGCCGGGGTTTGCCGACGAGATCGTCCACCTCTACCGCGCCGAAGGCCTGACCCGCGGTGCGGCGCGGCCCGACGACGGGGAATTCGTCGAGCCGGCGCTCCTCACGTGGGAGGAGGCCCAGGAGAAGGTGCGGGCAGGCCTCATCTGCGACGCGAAGACGCTGTACGCCCTCGCCCTGTGGGAGCTGGACCGCCTGCGGGAGGGCCGGAGCTGATGCGCGCGTGGTTCGTCGACCTCCACGTGCACATCGGCTTCACGGCGCAGGGCAGACCGGTGAAGATCAGCGCCGCCCGCGACCTCACCTTCGCCCGCATCGTCCATGAGGCATCCTGCCGAAAGGGCCTTGACGCCGTGGGCATCATCGACGCCCACGTCCCCGAGGTGCAGGAGGAGATCCGCGCGCTTCTCGCCGCCGGCGACATGGCCGAGCTTTCCGGCGGCGGCCTGCAGTACGGCCGCACGACGGTCTTCCTCGGCGCGGAGCTGGAAGTGAAGCCGCGCGGGCGGGGCGCGTTTCACGTGCTGGCCTACCTGCCCACCCTGGCGGCCATGGCCGACTTTACGGCGTGGCTGCGCCATCACGTGAAAAACGTCGGCTTGAGCTCGCAGCGCGTCGCCGTCGAGGCGCCCATGCTGCAGGAGGAGGTGGCGGCGAGGGGCGGCGTGCTGATTCCGGCCCACGTGTTTACGCCGCACAAGGGCCTCTACGGCAATGCCGCTGCGCGCATGGACGAGG
Protein-coding sequences here:
- a CDS encoding DUF3866 family protein, coding for MTKGMAERSGAIRWAWGTVRHVRGERPGVQELSVRVDGEANEAAAVAYPALVGRCAPGDRVLLNVTAVRLGLGSGGVHFVAAVVGKTGVPAGEDAPGLPEAMGETGRASAQSLGPPSVGHIVKLRYTPWQMALPHWEEAGHPLRPRLDEAERKARPLAGVPVLLAELHSMVPVLALALRRAAPGLRVAYVMSEGGALPLAFSRHVAALRARGDLAGTVTVGHAFGGDVEAVSPHSGLLAARYALGADVAIVAMGPGIVGTNSRYGTTATELGDWVNRVAALGGVPVLVPRIQGADPRPRHVGLSHHAATALALALAPAQVPVPAFAGPFGERVREQVCAATAGTPHVVVTDGLPSADDVATVLEGYPLPVTTMGRGPRDDLPFFQTLVHAAQAVVRRWFPEAR
- a CDS encoding NUDIX domain-containing protein, which codes for MSSFAEPTVSSQLVYRGRIIRVRLDEVRLPDGSTGQREVVEHPGAVAVFARTADDRILLVRQFRKPLEREIWEIPAGKLEPGEDPAACAQRELAEETGYVAERWTHVASFYTSPGFADEIVHLYRAEGLTRGAARPDDGEFVEPALLTWEEAQEKVRAGLICDAKTLYALALWELDRLREGRS
- the mciZ gene encoding Z-ring formation inhibitor MciZ, with protein sequence MKTYLSPRHLRLVGRAWEIRAALRSLAASDLTVREFLRRMTTWTRP